The Vitis vinifera cultivar Pinot Noir 40024 chromosome 1, ASM3070453v1 DNA segment tataaaagtcTAATACAATTCAATGAGCATATAATGATCAATTGAGTGACAGAAAGCTGATCCATTGCTTCacaactaaaaacaaaaaaaaaaaatcatagtttACACCAAGTAGCTTGAAACTCAAAAAACTGAAGTAATGAGCCATGCTGATTTTCAACTGAATGGTTTCCATTAAATATGGTGTTTCTAGATTAAATTATAGTTGAACTGACGAAATTTAGAAGAAACtagaaccctataaatacctttcAGTGCCGTATCAACATCTTTGACAGAGCATAGTACAAGTGTTCCAACAACTGCATCAACAGCAGCATCACTTAATGGCAAAGCCTCCCCAACctggaaaaaaatcaaaaccttcAATTATCAAAGTTCTGAGTGTAACATAAAAGCTTCCTCATCAACAAGTATATATTACTAAGGAAACACAGTAAGTCCAAAATTTCAACAGACTAGAAAATATTACTAGACTCAACCTGAATCCTGAAATGGAACAGAACTGAAGACATTAATATCAATTAGCActttcataattcaattttcaaagtgATAAAATACAAAGAATGGAGATGATCTCAATCTTGAAGCCTAAGTATAGGTTACCATGTTGCTAAATTAAATAGTGATTGAGGAACCTTCCCCAATCTGTGCCCAAAAGATCTAAATCTTAAAAACACAAATGAAATCACACCCACCAAGAATGTTTGCCAGTCATTCAGCTACTTTTCTCATACTGGAAGTATGGCAACAGTTTGCCAAGGGGACTAGTTAATGTGTTACTGAGTGTTCAAGTAAATTAAGGTAGTGAAGCTTGTCTATCTTCTCCTGATACAATAATTTCATGATTTTCATTTCATGgagaaaaaccattttttttttcttcctcactGCATAATACAAACTGGAAATGTCAAAATCTCCTAATTTTGATTCATCTTACCAATAACATCTATGCACTAGAaacatcaattttaatttccacAAACTAAAATGTTATCATGTCATCCTAGACTCTCACCATTTTCAATTACTCTACCCCTACGGAGCAGCTGGTTGTGATATACTACTGCTGAATTTGAAGAGTGGAAGAAGCAACAGTGAGAAAACTATCGTCCAAGAGTATATAAGAATATAGAAGAAAGCATAATTACAGGACCATTCAATATAACAAGTCAAACAGATATAAACAGGAAATTAAATGGATAGctccaaaaaagggaaaataacgCAACCTCCTCACACCCTGTGCCAGACCACTCCACTTCCAAAGCAAATACTCATTACAATGGACATTCTGACCCCTACCATATAAAAGCAAATTTATGGCTCCAGACATTGCTGAAACCATCATCCTGACACCTCAAATCTAAGAGCAGCCCAAGTGTGACTTCTTAATCTTTCAGATATTTAATCtgaacaagaaaaaataataataattcaaagacAACCAACACTTAAGATTATACATGGCATGACCGATAACATTACACTAGCAAACAGGAACTTGATCACTACCTAGTATGGACACACTTGATTCCTTGATTGCTATAGAAGCAGAAATATGTAAAAGGCAGAAACATTATCATATGCATGTATATAATTTCTTACAACCATTTCCTGACTACTAAATTCTGCTACAAAATATCACAGCATGTGTATAGGTGTGTTCATTTCATCAGCAAATAATGTTGTTTCTGGCTACAAAATTACTAGGTGGAGAATGCATCTTTGAAAGTTTGATTAACTGAGTACTTCCTTTTGTGTAGGTTACATACTGCatgtataaatttaaaatttgttggagGTAGTCCAGATGCAACTGCCGCTGCCTTGGCGTACTTCTCCATCTTCATGTTCGGATCTATGCCGAAAACCTCGATATCAGTACCATTGGCATAATATTTGAGATTAGGACCAGTCCCAATGCCAATCTCCAACACTTTCTTGGCTTTCCCCCTCAAATTAGAAAACAACTGTGATTTGTAGCCTGCAATCTTCTCACATAACAGACTTAGCATACAATAGAAGTCAAGAAATGCACACACTTAAAATGCTACTAACCTCTGCCTCATAAGCTTCCATGCCTTTGTCTAAGACCGCTGCATACAATTCCTCATACCAATCTGGCCTTGGAGGGTGAACCCTGTTCAACATTGCCTACATATAGAATGTGTCACTTCCAGAATCATGTCATTGCTAAAATGGAACATTTCCGAGCCTGCAATTCTTCTGAAGTAGCATCATAGGCAAATGCTACtcttcttgaaaattatttacaatGAAGAGGCTCATGGATTTAAAGAAGGCCCACTGGATAGCTCCCACCAATTTTCATATGATTCCACATTATGAATTTCCCCATTTATGCTCTCAGAATTGCAAATGGTGAATTTAACGTCACAATTAAAGACCACAATGGCAGACGGCCTTGCGAATGAAATGCAACAGAACCTGATGGAACTCTAAGCTAATAATACCCTTCTCATAACACTGTGAGGCAAGATTGATCTTCACATagaatcctattttaaaaaaaaaaaatctgattgAACTGATTTTCGGGAATCTGGCATTCATAAtggaatccataaaaaattagatatgaATACCAAAAATTTTGGCCAAGGATGCTGTTTTCATAGGTATGTTACCCCATTAAGAATCAAGTGAGccaaaaaggaatttttattttagagaaaaTTTTGGCACTACAACCGACTTTGTGTAGTGGGTTATTAGTTCAGTTGTATAGAAAGAATCTTCCGAAGAAGATGATGCCGACCAATTCGATGGAGTTCATCAGTTCTCCAACTGTTGAGCGCAGCAATTCAAATAGAATACAGAGTGCTGAGtgtatttaaattcaataagtCTCAACAAATTAAACTTGCTGTTATTGAAATCAAAGACTTGGTGATTTGATTGGGAGAAAGTAAGGGAGTTagagataataaaaaagaaaagaaaagaaaatagcagTTGTGGAGGAGTACCGTGGAATCAGAGAGTAAAGGAGTAGCGTGGGAAGGGGAAATTGGAAGCAGAGCAGTCGCACATGCTTGAATCAAGTGTCTTCTTCCACAAGAGCATAATAAGGAGGGAGTGAGGCTCTGGTATGGCACCGCCACCGGGGAGCTGGGGCGGGAGGGGGAGGAGTCGGACCTCACCACTGCAATGCTAAGGGATGTGATTTTAGCGGCAGAGGTGAGGGACAGCAGCGATGAATGGAGAATCATCGTAGCCATGTCAGATTCAAGCTCCTTTGGATATCTAACTTTGTTAATGGTTTCGCCTTCGTCTTCGGAGTAGCAGTGACACCTTTTTTTGCGGCAACAGCCCTCGcctttttttcttaagaaaaataaataaataaatatatatatatatatatatatatatatatatatatatatatatatatatatatatatatatatatatatatatatatatatatattaattatgtacacataaatataaatattccCGAATTTTAAGAAATGTAGCCTCTATGGGTgggtatttgaaaaaaaaaatcttattttcaatatgatagttaaaaaaatattttaaaaatttataattttttaagcaTTAATAAGAAATTACTTTTTGAAAAGATgacattaattttcaaattgttttaaagaaGGAACTttacatttgaaaattgaaaatacaaCTTCAATATAATATGATATACTATACTAAAAATgtctttaaaaactaatttcttcataaattttaaagtttaaagttaTATCTTTAAAAGATAACTTCAATATTTTGTATGCAAacttatttaactcattttaacTATAGTaaatttggaatattttttaaaatgtcatatttaaaaaattaattttaaattttttaaatctctcAAGTGCAACTTTAAATAGACCAAAATAccatttatgttattttataaaatgattttttgacaTGAAATAggtataaaaaatttgatagagtatttttttttttttttcaaaaagtcatttttcttgttCCAATAAAGTGGAAATCATTTTGGTCACATTTTaacccttttaattaaatattgttATAAAATAAGCGTACAAattaagaaagaagaaaataagaaaataagatgAGAGAAAAATATAGTTGTTTGGTCTCTTTATTAACTTATAAACCCTTAGTTAGAGGATAAGGGTAATATCAACATGATAAAGGTATAAACATGGTAATAGTATTATCATTCATAAACtaccataaataatatttataacactAACTTTTGATGATGACCATTATTTAAATATGTCTTGTTAAAACTTTACTAAGAAAAAACCTATGGAAAAACCCTGgtaaaaggggaaaaaagatataatcttcttttgaaatattatgcctcattaaaaacaTTGCTAATAAAATCCAGTAGGACAAAACTTTGCTAATAAAACCTAATAGGACAAAACCTAGACGAAAGGAAAAAGAGTATAATGTAGTGACATCTTTATCAACTTGTTCCTCATCATATTGACATTGTTATACTTTATCTAGTGACTCTACATAAAGATCTTTGAGTTGGTGCATTCCAACATTATAGATGAGTGTCTTAATTATTGTAATTGCTTTTATGATTAAGTTTGTTAACTTGTCACTTGAtcttttctattaaatattaatttcatcACTCTTTTAGAACTCAAGGTATAAAAGAATTTGGGCCACAAATGTTTTGTTCCATCGCCCTTAAATTATCCTCCTTTTAATCTATGCAATGTATAAAACATTATCTTCATGCAGCATTGTCAAATTGTCTTTAATTGAAGATAGTCTATATGATTCttgaatatattatattatagatCTCAACCACACACATTTCTAACTTGTttcttgcttcatgaattgaaGAAGTAGTTACCattgtttattttaatagaaCTGATTTAGCAAGGCGACAACTTAGTAAACGAGCTAAAAGTAAATACTTACTCTTTTTCCTTAGAATCCAACATCTACAAGTTGGTGCAAAACTATATCTTTCTagaaattaatagaaaatgataTATTGAATCTTGTACAGCTTTTCAAATACGTCAATGCACCAATTGCAATGAGATATGGTACTTCTAAATCAAATAGtttttcattatcttctttAGGACAAAACAAATCCTTGTTTCCTTCAATTAAATGAGCAATCATGGGGAACTTACTAAATGTGATTTATCCATATGAAAGTATTTCaagactttttttttgtatatgttGACTGATAAACTAACACTTCATTTGAAAAAGTACTCGATCTATAAGctaagacaaaattttgttttttcaagatttttcatttcaaaatctccttttCAAATAGTTAACTATTCTTATGAGCTATTCAAGTGTTCCAACAAGATTCAAATCGTTCACATATATTATAACAATTGCAAATCCAATAgttgatttcttaatgaatatGCATAGACAAATAAGATAATACATATATCCTTCCATCAATAAATATTCATTGAGGTGATATGCATTTGGATTGCTTAATTCATATAAGGATCTTTGTAACTTATTGAATACATGCTAAGAGGTTTCAAATTATGTGCTTTAGGCATCTtatatcctttaaaaatttatttgcttcaatattttaaatccttcaaggacttggttgttttatatttgaaatcttgcaatgattttatcatgtttaTGGATCCATATTATATAGTACATATTAAATCTTTCAAGGACAACTAATTTTGATAGTTAAGAATGTGATTGAGTCATTACAAAAGTTGATACACTATTTTTACAGGAAACCTTATGCATTATCTCAAATATACTTTTGTATAATAACTCAATGGTATACAATAATTTTAATGTCTTCAAATGTTAAACTTTAGATCTATATATATTCCACAAACATGATTTATTCTAACATCTAGACCACAGGTCCAAATACTTTTTATCTCATTAACAAGTCTAACTTGCCTATATTGCATATTCCATTTTggccatttatttttatattggcaTTCTTTCATGATTTGGAATCT contains these protein-coding regions:
- the LOC100256916 gene encoding uncharacterized protein LOC100256916, coding for MATMILHSSLLSLTSAAKITSLSIAVVRSDSSPSRPSSPVAVPYQSLTPSLLCSCGRRHLIQACATALLPISPSHATPLLSDSTAMLNRVHPPRPDWYEELYAAVLDKGMEAYEAEIAGYKSQLFSNLRGKAKKVLEIGIGTGPNLKYYANGTDIEVFGIDPNMKMEKYAKAAAVASGLPPTNFKFIHAVGEALPLSDAAVDAVVGTLVLCSVKDVDTALKEVKRVLKPGGLYLFVEHVAARDGTVLRFLQNVLDPLQQTVSDGCHLTRETGKHIFEAGFSGVNISSTSLRNAFVASPHVYGIACK